In the genome of Salmo trutta chromosome 18, fSalTru1.1, whole genome shotgun sequence, one region contains:
- the LOC115153495 gene encoding transmembrane protein 100-like, whose product MAHLFLANKISMPDDAISRNSPKVPKSAMKMPTSTSEKVPTEKSNNKKDRSVVVTTVPLINEMQLTAATGGAEMSCYRCTVPFGVVVLIAGIVVTAVAYMFNSHGSTISVLGLVLLSSGLALLGSSAVCWRVRLGRKKDRRRESQTALMSNHGLCVV is encoded by the coding sequence ATGGCCCACCTTTTCCTAGCTAACAAAATCTCTATGCCAGACGACGCCATCAGCAGAAACTCACCAAAAGTCCCCAAAAGCGCCATGAAAATGCCAACATCAACCTCCGAGAAAGTCCCCACAGAGAAATCCAACAACAAGAAGGACCGTAGCGTCGTCGTGACGACTGTCCCGTTAATCAATGAGATGCAGCTGACAGCGGCCACAGGTGGGGCAGAGATGTCGTGCTACCGGTGCACAGTGCCGTTCGGCGTGGTGGTCCTCATTGCCGGTATTGTGGTAACTGCTGTGGCGTACATGTTCAACTCACACGGCTCCACCATCTCAGTGCTGGGGCTGGTTCTGCTGTCGTCCGGGCTGGCTCTGCTGGGGTCCAGTGCCGTCTGTTGGAGGGTCCGGCTGGGGCGGAAGAAGGACCGGAGGAGAGAGAGTCAAACGGCCCTCATGTCCAACCATGGACTCTGTGTGGTCTGA